One part of the Mesorhizobium sp. M4B.F.Ca.ET.058.02.1.1 genome encodes these proteins:
- a CDS encoding GGDEF domain-containing protein produces the protein MLLDYNSMLLAVGFSAACLSMTLFGTWLTARSDRFLLTWAISVLVIVGEVFVYDAYIEAPGPVLGVLTLALLLLGFSVMLGAAHQFRTGRSPLPRVLVGAGISLALALPPMALGYDGLGFMLENFLAGLLLFATAHEYWRGREEAPAPLQGVALLYSLTAASFVLCAAVLAWDGRLVLGHAPSNWAEDLSLIIVIASMTGIGGLSLALNQGRLAQHHRRNALTDPLTGLLNRRALFDLHGEAPVGAFMAVVVFDLDGFKAINDEFGHAAGDAVLKVFAEELAANLQPTDAAARLGGEEFALVLKRTLPEKVEFAAERIRASFAARHIETETRPLSCTVSAGYAFGSQDGISFDKVLSAADKALYAAKRGGRNRVLAATLRRAS, from the coding sequence ATGCTGCTCGACTACAATTCAATGCTGCTGGCGGTCGGCTTTTCCGCCGCTTGCCTCAGCATGACGTTGTTCGGCACATGGCTGACCGCCCGCTCCGACAGGTTCCTTCTGACCTGGGCCATCAGCGTGCTGGTGATCGTCGGCGAGGTGTTCGTCTATGACGCCTATATCGAAGCCCCTGGGCCTGTCCTCGGCGTTCTGACGCTGGCACTTCTGCTGCTCGGCTTTTCGGTGATGCTGGGTGCCGCCCACCAGTTCAGGACAGGGCGCTCGCCATTGCCGCGCGTCCTGGTGGGCGCCGGCATTTCGCTCGCTTTGGCGCTGCCGCCCATGGCGCTCGGCTATGACGGGCTTGGCTTCATGCTGGAGAATTTCCTTGCCGGCCTGCTGCTGTTCGCGACGGCGCATGAATACTGGCGCGGGCGGGAGGAAGCGCCTGCGCCGCTGCAGGGTGTCGCCCTGCTCTATTCGCTGACCGCGGCTTCGTTCGTGCTGTGCGCGGCGGTGCTGGCCTGGGACGGCAGGCTGGTGCTCGGCCACGCGCCGAGCAACTGGGCCGAGGATCTCAGCCTCATCATCGTCATCGCCTCGATGACCGGCATCGGCGGGCTGTCGCTGGCGCTGAACCAGGGGCGGCTGGCGCAGCATCACCGGCGCAATGCGCTCACCGATCCGCTGACCGGCCTGCTCAACCGGCGCGCGCTGTTCGACCTGCATGGCGAGGCGCCGGTCGGCGCTTTCATGGCGGTGGTGGTGTTCGACCTCGACGGCTTCAAAGCGATCAACGACGAGTTCGGCCATGCCGCCGGCGACGCGGTGCTGAAAGTGTTCGCCGAGGAACTCGCGGCCAATCTTCAGCCGACCGACGCCGCCGCGCGCCTGGGCGGCGAGGAATTCGCGCTGGTGCTCAAGCGCACCTTGCCCGAGAAGGTCGAGTTCGCCGCCGAGCGCATCCGTGCATCTTTCGCCGCGCGCCACATCGAAACCGAGACGCGCCCGCTGTCCTGCACGGTCAGCGCCGGCTACGCCTTCGGCAGCCAGGACGGCATCAGCTTCGACAAGGTGCTCAGCGCCGCCGACAAGGCGCTCTATGCCGCCAAGCGCGGCGGCCGCAACCGCGTGCTTGCCGCGACGCTGCGGCGAGCGAGCTAG
- the urtD gene encoding urea ABC transporter ATP-binding protein UrtD: MSKSNTILYLDGVSVSFDGFRAINNLSLVLDKGEMRAIIGPNGAGKTTMMDIVTGKTRPDEGEVFFDGQVDLTRHDEAEIAMMGIGRKFQKPTVFESHTIEENLMLALKGPRSIFPALFHRRSAAEARRIDDILGIIRLGDKRAELAASLSHGQKQWLEIGMLLAQDPKLLLVDEPVAGMTDAETEETARLLKDIARDHSVIVVEHDMHFVRELGVKVTCLHEGSVLSEGSLDFVSADERVVEVYLGR; this comes from the coding sequence ATGTCCAAGTCGAACACAATCCTCTATCTCGATGGCGTCTCGGTCTCCTTCGACGGTTTCCGCGCCATCAACAATCTGTCGCTGGTGCTCGACAAGGGCGAGATGCGGGCGATCATCGGCCCCAACGGCGCCGGCAAGACGACGATGATGGACATTGTCACCGGCAAGACGCGGCCGGACGAAGGCGAGGTCTTTTTCGACGGCCAGGTCGATCTCACCCGGCATGACGAGGCCGAGATCGCCATGATGGGCATCGGCCGGAAATTCCAGAAGCCGACCGTCTTCGAAAGCCACACGATCGAGGAGAATCTGATGCTGGCCCTCAAAGGGCCGCGCTCGATCTTCCCGGCGCTGTTCCATCGCCGCTCTGCAGCGGAAGCGCGGCGCATCGACGACATACTCGGCATCATCCGTCTCGGCGATAAGCGCGCGGAGCTGGCCGCCAGCCTCAGCCACGGCCAGAAGCAATGGCTGGAGATCGGTATGCTGCTCGCGCAGGACCCGAAGCTGCTGCTGGTCGACGAGCCGGTCGCCGGCATGACCGATGCCGAGACGGAGGAGACGGCGCGCCTGCTCAAGGATATCGCGCGAGATCATTCAGTCATCGTCGTCGAGCACGACATGCATTTCGTGCGCGAGCTCGGCGTCAAGGTCACCTGCCTGCACGAAGGCTCGGTGCTGTCCGAGGGCTCGCTCGATTTCGTCTCGGCCGACGAGCGTGTCGTCGAAGTCTATTTGGGGCGTTGA
- a CDS encoding DUF72 domain-containing protein yields the protein MASQGTIRSGMGGWTFEPWDTSFYPDKLSKAKQLQYASRQVPSIEVNGTFYSSFKEPTFVKWANEAPDGFVYSLKGNRFVTNRRVLGEAGESMMRFLGSGVAALGDKLGPILWQFAPTKKFDADDFEAFLKLLPEKQDGVALRHALEVRHDSFIMPEFAALARKYKAAIVYADHAKYPRIADVTGDFVYARLQTGSDDNPDCYTPKALDEWAARVKTWAEGKQPADLPRADAKTDAPVKPRDVFAYFITEGKVRAPFGAMALMKRVTG from the coding sequence ATGGCCAGCCAAGGAACGATCCGCTCGGGCATGGGCGGCTGGACGTTCGAGCCGTGGGACACGTCTTTCTATCCTGACAAGCTGTCCAAGGCCAAGCAACTCCAATACGCCAGCCGGCAGGTGCCGAGCATCGAGGTCAACGGCACCTTCTATTCCAGCTTCAAGGAGCCGACCTTCGTCAAATGGGCGAACGAGGCGCCTGACGGTTTCGTCTATTCGCTGAAGGGCAACCGCTTCGTCACCAACCGTCGTGTGCTGGGCGAAGCCGGCGAGTCGATGATGCGTTTCCTCGGCTCCGGCGTTGCCGCGCTCGGCGACAAGCTCGGCCCGATCCTGTGGCAGTTCGCGCCGACGAAGAAGTTCGATGCGGACGATTTCGAAGCCTTCTTGAAGCTGCTCCCCGAGAAGCAGGACGGCGTCGCACTGCGCCACGCGCTGGAAGTCCGGCACGACAGTTTCATCATGCCGGAATTCGCGGCGCTGGCCCGCAAGTACAAGGCGGCGATCGTCTATGCCGACCACGCCAAATATCCTCGGATTGCCGACGTCACCGGCGATTTCGTCTATGCGCGGCTGCAGACCGGCAGCGACGACAATCCCGACTGCTACACGCCGAAGGCGTTGGATGAGTGGGCGGCGCGCGTAAAAACCTGGGCGGAAGGCAAGCAGCCGGCAGACCTGCCGCGCGCCGATGCCAAGACCGACGCGCCGGTCAAGCCGCGCGACGTGTTCGCCTATTTCATCACCGAGGGCAAGGTGCGCGCACCGTTCGGCGCCATGGCGCTGATGAAGCGCGTGACGGGCTGA
- the urtE gene encoding urea ABC transporter ATP-binding subunit UrtE, producing the protein MLEVSNATLHYGAAQALRGVSLKAGAGKITCVLGRNGVGKTSLMRSIVGHHRLTSGSVAFEGKALDRSAAYDRARSGIAFVPQGREVFPLLTVRENLETGFAPLKRADRNIPAHVFELFPVLKQMLGRRGGDLSGGQQQQLAIGRALVTRPKLLVLDEPTEGIQPSIIKDIGRAIRYLRDQAGIAVLLVEQYLDFCRELADEVNIMDRGQIVHTGPAEDLDRADVRKFLTV; encoded by the coding sequence ATGCTCGAAGTTTCCAACGCCACGCTGCATTACGGTGCCGCCCAGGCGCTGCGCGGTGTTTCGCTGAAGGCCGGCGCCGGCAAGATCACCTGCGTGCTCGGCCGCAACGGCGTCGGCAAGACCAGTTTGATGAGATCGATCGTCGGCCACCACCGGCTGACGAGCGGAAGCGTTGCCTTCGAGGGGAAGGCGCTCGACCGGAGCGCGGCGTATGACCGCGCCCGGTCGGGCATCGCATTCGTGCCGCAAGGCAGGGAGGTCTTCCCGCTGCTGACGGTACGCGAGAATCTGGAGACCGGCTTCGCGCCGCTGAAACGGGCCGACCGCAACATCCCGGCGCATGTCTTCGAGCTGTTCCCGGTGCTGAAGCAGATGCTCGGCCGTCGCGGCGGCGATCTCTCCGGCGGCCAGCAGCAGCAGCTCGCCATCGGCCGGGCGCTGGTGACGCGGCCGAAGCTGCTCGTGCTCGACGAGCCGACCGAAGGCATCCAGCCCTCGATCATCAAGGACATCGGCCGCGCCATCCGCTACCTGCGCGACCAGGCCGGCATTGCCGTGCTTCTCGTTGAGCAGTATCTCGACTTCTGCCGCGAGCTTGCCGACGAGGTCAACATCATGGACCGCGGGCAGATCGTCCACACCGGCCCCGCTGAAGACCTCGATCGCGCGGATGTCCGGAAGTTCCTGACGGTGTAG
- the urtB gene encoding urea ABC transporter permease subunit UrtB, whose product MILLRALGLTLLFLMASLLPSNAEADLRAIIAKFATGTSFSATEAVVRELAATGDPAVELPLSALADGNLYIRKADSQVFVGKDAGDGIDLLDPLSGEKSATAAKADLTKIKVNNGLRRIIRDALGTLTLRAKDPAVRIAAAATMFKTPDAANIEPLDAAITAETEPAVMALFDQARAASVLVSDKPEADKLAAISVIAARGDRDALSLLTSVEASSGGAVKGAASSAIGAINSTLALWDAGQNIWYGISLGSVLLLAAIGLAITFGVMGVINMAHGEMVMLGAYTTFVVQQVIRTSFPELFDWSLVIALPLAFLVAALVGLAIERGVIRLLYGRPLETLLATWGISLVLQQAVRTIFGPTNQEVGNPSWMSGSFDVGQLAITWNRLWILVFALLVFGVLLYVMKHTPWGLRMRAVTANRRMAASMGIRTPWVDALTFALGSGIAGIAGVALSQIDNVSPNLGRGYIIDSFMVVVFGGVGNLWGTLVGAFSLGIVNKFLEPYAGAVLGKIVVLVLIILFIQKRPRGLFALKGRAVEA is encoded by the coding sequence ATGATCCTGTTGCGCGCTCTCGGCCTCACGCTGTTGTTTCTGATGGCAAGTTTGTTGCCGTCGAACGCCGAAGCCGACCTGCGCGCCATCATCGCCAAATTCGCCACCGGCACCAGCTTCTCGGCCACCGAGGCCGTGGTGCGCGAGCTTGCCGCCACCGGCGACCCTGCGGTCGAGCTGCCGCTTTCGGCGCTCGCCGACGGCAATCTCTACATCCGCAAGGCCGACTCCCAGGTCTTCGTCGGCAAGGACGCCGGCGACGGCATCGACCTGCTCGATCCTCTGAGCGGCGAGAAATCAGCCACTGCCGCCAAGGCCGATCTCACCAAGATCAAGGTCAACAACGGCTTGCGCCGCATCATCCGCGACGCGCTCGGCACGCTGACGCTGCGCGCCAAGGACCCGGCCGTGCGGATTGCAGCCGCCGCGACCATGTTCAAGACGCCGGACGCGGCGAACATCGAACCGCTCGATGCCGCCATCACCGCCGAGACGGAGCCGGCCGTCATGGCGCTGTTCGATCAGGCCCGCGCGGCATCGGTTCTGGTTTCGGACAAACCCGAGGCCGACAAGCTTGCCGCGATCTCGGTGATTGCCGCGCGCGGCGACCGCGACGCGCTATCGCTGCTCACCTCGGTCGAGGCGAGTTCCGGAGGCGCGGTCAAGGGCGCGGCCTCGTCCGCGATCGGCGCCATCAATTCAACGCTGGCGCTGTGGGATGCAGGCCAGAACATCTGGTACGGCATTTCTCTGGGTTCGGTGCTGCTGCTCGCGGCCATCGGCCTTGCCATCACCTTCGGCGTCATGGGCGTCATCAACATGGCACATGGCGAGATGGTCATGCTCGGCGCCTACACCACCTTCGTCGTCCAGCAGGTGATCCGCACGTCCTTTCCGGAACTGTTCGACTGGTCGCTGGTCATCGCGCTGCCGCTCGCTTTCCTGGTCGCAGCGCTCGTCGGCCTCGCCATCGAGCGCGGCGTCATCCGCCTCCTCTATGGCCGGCCGCTGGAAACGCTTCTGGCCACCTGGGGCATCTCGCTGGTTTTGCAGCAGGCCGTGCGCACCATCTTCGGGCCGACCAACCAGGAGGTCGGCAATCCATCCTGGATGTCGGGCTCGTTCGACGTCGGCCAACTGGCCATCACCTGGAACAGGCTGTGGATCCTGGTCTTCGCGCTCCTGGTGTTTGGCGTGCTGCTCTACGTCATGAAGCACACACCCTGGGGCCTGCGCATGCGCGCCGTCACCGCCAACCGCCGCATGGCCGCTTCCATGGGCATCAGGACGCCCTGGGTCGACGCGCTGACCTTCGCGCTCGGCTCCGGCATTGCCGGCATCGCCGGTGTCGCGCTCAGCCAGATCGACAACGTCTCGCCCAATCTCGGACGCGGCTACATCATCGACAGCTTCATGGTCGTCGTCTTCGGCGGTGTCGGCAATCTGTGGGGTACGCTGGTCGGCGCCTTTTCGCTCGGCATCGTCAACAAGTTCCTCGAACCTTATGCCGGCGCCGTGCTCGGCAAGATCGTCGTGCTGGTGCTGATCATCCTGTTCATCCAGAAGCGTCCGCGCGGCCTGTTCGCGCTGAAGGGCCGGGCGGTGGAAGCATGA
- the uvrA gene encoding excinuclease ABC subunit UvrA, with protein sequence MADHKYLSIRGAREHNLKNVDLDLPRDSLIVMTGLSGSGKSSLAFDTIYAEGQRRYVESLSAYARQFLEMMQKPDVDQIDGLSPAISIEQKTTSKNPRSTVGTVTEIYDYMRLLFARVGIPYSPATGLPIESQTVSQMVDRVLALEEGTRLFLLAPIVRGRKGEYRKELLELQKKGFQRVKVDGVFYEIADVPALDKKYKHDIDVVVDRIVVHGDLATRLADSIETALKLAEGLAVAEFADRPLDASLTGEDSVNKSKNETHERILFSEKFACPVSGFTIPEIEPRLFSFNNPFGACPTCDGLGSQRAIDANLVVPDENLSLRDGAVSPWAKSTSPYYAQTLEALGKAYGFKLGDKFKDLSAEAQEAILHGTGEREITFQYDDGLRSYKTTKTFEGVIPNLDRRWKETESAWMREEIERFMSATPCPSCSGYRLKPEALAVKIAGKHIGEVTEQSIRKADQWFTELPAQLNDKQNEIAVRVLKEIRERLRFLNDVGLDYLTLSRNSGTLSGGESQRIRLASQIGSGLTGVLYVLDEPSIGLHQRDNARLLDTLKHLRDIGNTVIVVEHDEDAILHADYVVDIGPAAGIHGGEIIAQGSPQQIMATPASITGKYLSGELEVATPAMRREAKKNRRIKVVGARGNNLKNVTAEIPLGTFTAVTGVSGGGKSTFLIETLFKAASRRIMGSREHPAEHDRIEGLEFLDKVIDIDQSPIGRTPRSNPATYTGAFTPIRDWFAGLPEAKARGYQPGRFSFNVKGGRCEACQGDGVIKIEMHFLPDVYVTCDVCHGKRYNRETLDVLFKGKSIADVLDMTVEEGVDFFAAVPGVRDKLETLKQVGLGYIHIGQQATTLSGGEAQRIKLAKELSRKATGKTLYILDEPTTGLHFHDVAKLLEVLHELVDQGNTVVVIEHNLEVIKTADWVLDLGPEGGDGGGELVASGTPEAIVREKRSYTGQFLKELLERRPGGKREAAE encoded by the coding sequence ATGGCCGACCATAAATACCTTTCCATTCGCGGGGCGCGCGAACACAATCTCAAGAACGTCGATCTCGATCTGCCGCGCGACAGCCTGATCGTCATGACCGGCCTGTCAGGTTCCGGCAAGTCGTCGCTCGCCTTCGACACCATCTATGCCGAAGGCCAGCGCCGCTATGTCGAGAGCCTGTCGGCTTATGCCCGCCAGTTCCTCGAGATGATGCAAAAGCCGGATGTCGACCAGATCGACGGGCTCTCCCCCGCCATCTCCATCGAGCAGAAAACGACGTCGAAGAATCCGCGCTCGACGGTCGGCACCGTCACCGAGATCTACGACTATATGCGGCTTCTGTTCGCGCGCGTCGGCATTCCCTATTCGCCGGCCACCGGCCTGCCGATCGAGAGCCAGACGGTCTCACAGATGGTCGACCGCGTGCTGGCGCTGGAGGAAGGCACGCGCCTGTTTCTGCTGGCGCCGATCGTGCGGGGCCGCAAGGGCGAGTACCGCAAGGAACTGCTGGAGCTGCAGAAGAAGGGGTTCCAGCGCGTCAAGGTCGACGGCGTCTTCTACGAGATCGCCGATGTGCCGGCGCTGGACAAGAAGTACAAGCACGACATCGACGTGGTTGTCGACCGCATTGTCGTGCACGGCGACCTGGCGACGCGACTTGCCGATTCCATTGAGACGGCGCTTAAGCTCGCCGAGGGCCTGGCCGTCGCCGAATTCGCCGACAGGCCGCTCGACGCCAGCCTGACTGGTGAGGATTCGGTCAACAAGTCGAAGAACGAGACGCATGAGCGCATCCTGTTCTCGGAGAAATTCGCCTGCCCGGTTTCGGGCTTCACCATTCCGGAGATCGAGCCCAGGCTGTTCTCCTTCAACAATCCGTTCGGCGCCTGCCCGACCTGCGACGGCCTCGGCAGCCAGCGCGCCATCGACGCCAATTTGGTGGTGCCCGACGAGAACCTTTCGCTGCGCGACGGCGCCGTCAGCCCGTGGGCGAAGTCGACCTCGCCCTATTACGCGCAGACGCTGGAAGCGCTGGGCAAGGCCTATGGCTTCAAGCTCGGCGACAAGTTCAAGGATCTTTCCGCCGAAGCGCAGGAGGCGATCCTGCACGGCACCGGCGAGCGCGAGATCACCTTCCAGTACGATGACGGTCTGCGCTCCTACAAGACGACCAAGACCTTCGAGGGCGTCATCCCCAATCTCGACCGGCGCTGGAAGGAGACCGAATCCGCCTGGATGCGCGAGGAGATCGAGCGCTTCATGTCGGCGACCCCCTGCCCCTCCTGCAGCGGCTACCGGCTGAAGCCGGAGGCGCTGGCGGTGAAGATCGCGGGAAAACACATCGGCGAAGTGACCGAGCAGTCGATCCGCAAGGCCGACCAATGGTTCACCGAATTGCCGGCGCAGCTCAACGACAAGCAGAACGAGATTGCGGTGCGCGTGCTGAAGGAGATCCGCGAGCGGCTGCGCTTTCTCAACGATGTCGGCCTCGACTATCTGACGCTTTCGCGCAATTCCGGCACGCTGTCGGGCGGCGAGAGCCAGCGCATCCGGCTCGCGTCGCAGATCGGCTCGGGCCTCACCGGCGTCCTCTATGTGCTGGACGAGCCGTCGATCGGCCTCCACCAGCGCGACAATGCACGCCTGCTCGACACGCTGAAGCACCTGCGCGACATCGGCAACACGGTGATCGTCGTCGAGCATGATGAGGACGCCATCCTGCATGCCGACTATGTCGTCGATATCGGCCCGGCCGCCGGCATCCATGGCGGCGAGATCATCGCGCAGGGCTCGCCGCAGCAGATCATGGCGACGCCGGCCTCGATCACCGGCAAATATTTGTCCGGCGAACTCGAAGTGGCGACGCCTGCCATGCGCCGCGAAGCGAAGAAGAACCGGCGCATCAAGGTCGTCGGCGCGCGCGGCAACAATTTGAAGAACGTCACGGCGGAAATCCCGCTCGGCACGTTCACCGCGGTCACCGGCGTGTCGGGCGGCGGCAAGTCGACCTTCCTGATCGAGACGCTGTTCAAGGCGGCCTCGCGCCGCATTATGGGCTCGCGTGAACATCCGGCCGAGCATGACCGCATCGAGGGGCTGGAGTTCCTCGACAAGGTCATCGACATCGACCAGTCGCCTATTGGACGGACGCCGCGCAGCAACCCCGCCACCTATACCGGCGCCTTCACGCCGATCCGCGACTGGTTCGCGGGTCTGCCGGAAGCCAAGGCGCGCGGCTATCAGCCGGGCCGCTTCTCGTTCAACGTCAAGGGCGGCCGCTGCGAGGCCTGCCAGGGCGACGGCGTCATCAAGATCGAGATGCACTTCCTGCCCGACGTCTACGTCACCTGCGACGTTTGCCACGGCAAGCGCTACAACCGCGAGACGCTCGACGTGCTGTTCAAGGGCAAGTCGATCGCCGACGTGCTCGACATGACGGTCGAGGAAGGCGTCGACTTCTTCGCTGCCGTTCCCGGCGTGCGCGACAAGCTGGAGACGCTGAAGCAGGTCGGCCTCGGCTACATCCATATCGGCCAGCAGGCGACGACGCTGTCCGGCGGCGAGGCGCAGCGGATAAAACTCGCCAAGGAACTGTCGCGCAAGGCGACCGGCAAAACGCTCTACATCCTCGACGAGCCGACCACCGGCCTGCACTTCCACGACGTCGCCAAGCTCTTGGAAGTGCTGCACGAGCTGGTCGACCAGGGCAACACGGTGGTGGTCATCGAGCACAATCTCGAGGTCATCAAGACCGCCGATTGGGTGCTCGACCTCGGCCCCGAAGGCGGCGACGGCGGCGGCGAACTGGTCGCCTCCGGCACACCGGAAGCGATCGTGCGCGAGAAGCGCAGCTACACCGGCCAGTTCCTCAAAGAACTGCTGGAGCGGCGCCCTGGAGGCAAGCGCGAAGCGGCGGAGTGA
- the urtC gene encoding urea ABC transporter permease subunit UrtC, with product MITQRFFGADRRIASTVLILFAAAIIVPLLNLAVSPSSAFYIPPYIVALVGKYLCYALLALALDLVWGYCGILSLGHGAFFALGGYAMGMYLMRQIGSRGVYGNPILPDFMVFLNYKELPWFWYGFDHFWFAATMVLAAPGLLAFVFGWFAFRSRVTGVYLSIITQAMTYALLLAFFRNDMGFGGNNGLTDFKDILGFNVQADATRSALFAASAVTLALAVLLTSAIVRSKYGKLLMAVRDAESRTRFLGWRAENVKLFAFTVSAILAGIAGALYVPQVGIINPGEFEPSNSIEVVIWAAVGGRGTIVGPIVGALLVNAGKSWFTGVLPEFWLFALGGLFVAVTLLLPKGIVGMWDSWRSKARALRTASLAADVGSDPQEPQPKIVRSAARTPGAWSAAKPEPQPAE from the coding sequence ATGATCACGCAACGCTTCTTCGGCGCCGATCGCCGCATCGCCAGCACCGTTCTCATCCTGTTCGCGGCGGCGATCATCGTGCCGCTGCTCAATCTCGCGGTGTCGCCGTCGAGCGCGTTCTACATTCCGCCTTACATCGTAGCGCTGGTTGGCAAATATCTCTGCTATGCGCTGCTCGCGCTCGCGCTCGACCTCGTCTGGGGCTATTGCGGCATCCTCTCGCTCGGTCACGGCGCCTTCTTCGCGCTCGGCGGCTATGCGATGGGCATGTACCTGATGCGCCAGATCGGCTCGCGCGGCGTCTACGGCAATCCTATCCTGCCGGACTTCATGGTGTTCCTGAACTACAAGGAACTGCCGTGGTTCTGGTACGGTTTCGACCATTTCTGGTTCGCAGCAACGATGGTGCTGGCCGCGCCAGGCCTGCTCGCCTTCGTTTTCGGCTGGTTCGCCTTCCGCAGCCGCGTCACCGGCGTCTATCTGTCGATCATCACCCAGGCGATGACCTATGCGCTGCTGCTCGCCTTCTTCCGCAACGACATGGGTTTCGGCGGCAACAACGGCCTGACCGACTTCAAGGACATTCTCGGATTCAACGTGCAGGCCGACGCAACGCGCTCGGCGCTGTTCGCGGCCAGTGCCGTGACCCTGGCGCTTGCCGTTCTCCTGACCTCGGCGATCGTGCGCTCGAAGTACGGCAAGCTCCTGATGGCGGTGCGCGATGCCGAAAGCCGCACCCGCTTCCTTGGCTGGCGCGCCGAGAACGTCAAGCTGTTCGCCTTCACCGTTTCGGCGATCTTGGCCGGCATCGCCGGCGCGCTTTACGTGCCGCAGGTCGGCATCATCAATCCCGGCGAGTTCGAGCCGTCCAACTCGATCGAGGTGGTGATCTGGGCGGCCGTCGGCGGGCGTGGCACCATTGTCGGCCCGATCGTCGGCGCACTGCTCGTCAATGCCGGAAAATCCTGGTTCACCGGCGTGCTGCCGGAATTCTGGCTGTTCGCGCTGGGCGGCCTGTTCGTGGCCGTAACCCTGTTGCTGCCCAAGGGCATCGTCGGCATGTGGGACAGCTGGCGCAGCAAGGCCAGGGCGTTGCGCACAGCCTCGCTCGCGGCGGATGTCGGCAGCGATCCGCAAGAGCCGCAGCCGAAGATCGTGCGCTCGGCGGCGAGGACGCCCGGTGCCTGGTCCGCCGCCAAACCCGAACCGCAGCCGGCGGAGTAG
- a CDS encoding GNAT family N-acetyltransferase codes for MTFREALAADLPAVVALTTAAYAPYTALLGAPPMPVTEDYAPRIERGEVWLLEGGAELAGLIVLERHADHVMIFSVAVSPAFQGKKLGIALLDFADEQTQSWGLPEVRLYTNSRMARNIALYTAYGFRETGRRAHPYRPGWIVVDMVKPVDQAA; via the coding sequence ATGACATTCAGAGAGGCGCTTGCGGCGGATCTCCCCGCCGTCGTCGCGCTAACCACCGCCGCCTATGCGCCCTACACCGCTCTGCTCGGCGCGCCGCCTATGCCGGTCACGGAAGACTATGCGCCACGCATCGAGCGCGGCGAGGTCTGGCTGCTGGAGGGCGGCGCTGAGCTTGCCGGGCTGATCGTGCTCGAGCGCCATGCCGACCATGTCATGATCTTCAGCGTGGCCGTGTCGCCTGCGTTTCAAGGCAAGAAGTTGGGCATCGCGCTGCTCGACTTCGCTGACGAGCAGACACAGTCATGGGGTCTGCCGGAGGTGCGGCTCTACACCAATTCGCGGATGGCGCGGAACATCGCGCTCTATACGGCCTATGGTTTCCGGGAAACGGGTCGCCGGGCCCACCCCTACCGGCCAGGATGGATTGTGGTCGACATGGTCAAGCCGGTCGACCAAGCCGCCTGA